In Sagittula stellata E-37, the following are encoded in one genomic region:
- a CDS encoding 4-hydroxyphenylacetate 3-hydroxylase N-terminal domain-containing protein codes for MKDQTTQGTAPYTGAEFLESLQDGRCVYIHGERVKDVTKHPAFRNSSRMVARWYDRLNEQKDTLGRPTDTGSGGWTHPFFMGPKSAEDLIAGRDAIAETQRVANGWMGRAPDYKAAFLGTLGANSAFYGEYAENAKMWYARTQERLDYWNHAIVNPPIDRHLPIEETGDVYMQVEKETDAGLIVSGAKVVATGSALTHYNFIAHYGIPIKEKKFALIFTAPMDSEGVKLISRSSYELNAAVMGTPFDYPLSSRLDENDSILVFDKVLVPWENIFIYGDVEKINAFFPASGFIPRFTLHGVTRLAVKLDFISGLFAKALEATGSGVFRGPQTAVGEVIAWRNLFWGLSDAMVKSPVPWEGTGGYVLPNVNYGLAYRVFAPMAYSRIKELIERHVASGLIYLPSSAMDFGSEEIRPYIDRFVRGSNGMVAVDRVKLLKLLWDAMGSEFGGRHELYESNYAGNYENIRIETMLTAQATGEMEMMQNLVEEYMSEYGIDGWNVADMINPWDVNRLKGGFQ; via the coding sequence ATGAAAGACCAAACGACACAAGGCACCGCGCCCTACACCGGCGCCGAATTTCTCGAAAGCCTTCAGGACGGACGTTGCGTCTATATCCATGGCGAGCGCGTCAAGGACGTCACGAAGCACCCGGCATTCCGCAATTCTTCGCGCATGGTGGCGCGCTGGTACGACAGGCTGAACGAACAGAAGGATACGCTGGGGCGCCCCACCGACACCGGATCGGGCGGCTGGACGCATCCGTTCTTCATGGGGCCGAAGTCGGCGGAAGACCTGATCGCAGGCCGTGATGCCATCGCCGAGACGCAGCGCGTGGCCAATGGCTGGATGGGCCGGGCGCCGGACTACAAGGCGGCCTTCCTCGGCACACTCGGCGCGAACTCCGCCTTCTACGGTGAATACGCCGAGAACGCGAAGATGTGGTACGCGCGCACGCAAGAGCGGCTGGACTACTGGAACCACGCCATCGTCAACCCGCCGATCGACCGCCACCTGCCCATCGAGGAAACCGGCGATGTCTACATGCAGGTGGAGAAGGAAACCGACGCGGGCCTGATCGTGTCTGGGGCGAAGGTGGTCGCCACCGGCTCGGCGCTGACGCACTACAACTTCATTGCCCACTACGGCATCCCGATAAAGGAGAAGAAGTTCGCCCTGATCTTCACCGCGCCGATGGACAGCGAAGGGGTCAAGTTGATCTCACGTTCGTCCTACGAGCTGAACGCGGCTGTCATGGGCACGCCCTTCGACTACCCGCTGTCGAGCCGCCTGGACGAGAACGACAGCATCCTCGTGTTCGACAAGGTGCTGGTGCCGTGGGAGAACATCTTCATCTACGGTGACGTGGAGAAGATCAATGCCTTCTTCCCGGCGTCGGGCTTCATCCCGAGGTTCACTCTGCATGGCGTGACGCGCCTGGCGGTCAAGCTGGACTTCATCTCGGGCCTCTTCGCCAAGGCACTGGAGGCGACCGGCTCGGGCGTGTTCCGGGGCCCGCAGACCGCCGTGGGAGAGGTCATCGCCTGGCGCAACCTGTTCTGGGGCCTGTCCGACGCGATGGTCAAATCCCCCGTGCCGTGGGAAGGCACCGGCGGCTACGTCCTGCCCAACGTCAACTATGGCCTCGCCTACCGGGTCTTTGCGCCCATGGCCTACAGCCGCATCAAGGAGCTGATCGAGCGCCACGTGGCGTCGGGTCTGATCTACCTGCCGTCCTCGGCCATGGACTTCGGCTCCGAGGAGATCCGCCCCTACATCGACCGTTTCGTGCGCGGCTCGAACGGTATGGTCGCCGTGGATCGGGTGAAGCTGCTGAAGCTTCTCTGGGATGCGATGGGGTCCGAGTTCGGCGGGCGGCACGAACTGTACGAAAGCAACTACGCCGGCAACTACGAGAACATCCGCATCGAGACCATGCTGACCGCGCAGGCGACCGGCGAGATG